In the Lysinibacillus sp. PLM2 genome, one interval contains:
- a CDS encoding isomerase: MKIIGIEVKHYLLPLDPPFKAAWDPQPRKNFAATVVYVHTDAGITGVGSGDLMMGLSGHEHLFIGQDPFDIERHHQIISNIDFHYGRCWPLDLALWDLMGKATKQPVYKLLGAKNDKILAYASTGEIVTPEVRAERALKFVDQGFKAMKIRFHHLNVKDDIKVVEAVREAVGNKLDIMVDANQGWKMPWDTERTWDLKKATEVARELEKLDVFWLEEPLACHEFENMAKLRDKVEIRIAGGEMNRNWYDFREMYHHNSLDVYQPDVALSGGITGVKKIAELVQGKGSWFSPHTWTNGIGVLGNLHLALGVSNCPYLEFPYDPPAWSNERRDYIQENKLMIDSEGYLCAPKNPGLGFELDQDALEKYEIKHFYVGETE, encoded by the coding sequence GTGAAAATTATAGGAATTGAAGTAAAACATTATTTACTACCATTAGATCCACCGTTTAAAGCCGCATGGGATCCACAGCCGAGGAAAAATTTTGCCGCAACTGTTGTTTATGTACATACAGATGCAGGCATTACAGGCGTAGGCTCTGGAGATTTAATGATGGGACTTAGTGGACACGAACATCTATTTATTGGGCAAGATCCATTCGACATCGAAAGGCATCACCAAATCATTTCAAATATTGATTTTCATTATGGACGTTGTTGGCCACTTGATCTAGCATTATGGGATTTAATGGGGAAAGCAACAAAACAACCAGTATATAAATTATTAGGTGCAAAAAACGATAAAATTTTAGCTTATGCCTCTACTGGTGAAATCGTAACACCAGAAGTTCGAGCAGAACGTGCATTAAAATTTGTAGATCAAGGTTTTAAAGCAATGAAAATTCGTTTTCACCATTTAAATGTAAAAGATGATATAAAAGTTGTTGAAGCTGTACGAGAAGCTGTTGGTAATAAACTAGATATTATGGTAGATGCCAATCAAGGATGGAAAATGCCATGGGACACAGAACGTACATGGGATTTAAAGAAAGCGACAGAGGTTGCACGTGAGTTAGAGAAGCTAGATGTATTTTGGCTAGAGGAACCATTAGCATGCCATGAGTTTGAAAACATGGCTAAACTTAGAGATAAGGTAGAAATCCGTATTGCAGGTGGCGAGATGAACCGTAATTGGTATGACTTCCGTGAGATGTATCATCATAATTCATTAGATGTGTACCAGCCAGATGTAGCTTTGTCAGGTGGTATTACAGGAGTAAAAAAGATTGCAGAATTAGTACAGGGGAAAGGATCATGGTTTAGTCCACATACATGGACAAATGGTATTGGTGTTTTAGGAAATCTTCATTTAGCACTTGGGGTAAGTAATTGCCCATATTTAGAGTTTCCATATGATCCGCCTGCATGGTCTAATGAGCGCCGTGATTACATTCAGGAGAATAAATTAATGATAGATTCAGAAGGTTACCTTTGTGCACCTAAAAATCCTGGATTAGGTTTTGAACTTGATCAAGATGCATTGGAAAAGTATGAAATTAAACATTTTTATGTAGGTGAAACTGAATAA
- the aldA_2 gene encoding aldehyde dehydrogenase, whose protein sequence is MEKFTAFINGQFLINDNDTWLDVTYPGTNEVEAQVQCCQIEHVEKAVTCAKVAFKHWKNIAAYERENYVKKLVALLREEENYKALGKYINLEMGKPLNAANLEVISSADIAEYQSQWARRIEGEVVTSDSPTERILIEKEPLGVVGVIVPWNFPIYVLIRKVVPALIAGNTVVIKPSIKSPISAIKLAEFFQKAGFPNGVVNVVTGTDETVGEALTSSDIQMVTFTGSTRVGQQIMKKCASNMIRVSLELGGKAPAIIMADADLDLAVTAVKGGRLSNSGQVCSNTERVYVHESIKDKFVSKLLAAFNEVKVGDGQVNPEVEVGCLVSSKDALRVDTMVKEAVVEGAKILCGGRILTEIGDSYYAPTILDHCHQNMKIVQQEVFGPVLPILTFSTIEEVIEMANDSDYGLTSNVYTTSYGTVMKLTKELEFGEVYVNRQQGEAYQGYHTGWKKSGIGGDDGKHGFEEFLQHKTVYLSF, encoded by the coding sequence ATGGAAAAATTTACAGCATTTATTAACGGTCAATTTTTAATAAATGACAATGATACTTGGTTAGATGTTACTTACCCTGGAACAAATGAAGTCGAAGCACAAGTTCAATGTTGTCAGATTGAGCATGTTGAAAAAGCGGTAACATGTGCGAAGGTTGCTTTTAAACATTGGAAAAATATAGCTGCATACGAACGTGAAAATTACGTGAAGAAGTTAGTAGCATTACTTCGTGAAGAAGAGAATTATAAAGCACTTGGAAAATATATCAACTTAGAAATGGGAAAACCACTTAATGCAGCGAATTTAGAAGTAATCAGTAGTGCAGACATAGCAGAATATCAATCGCAGTGGGCGCGAAGAATTGAGGGTGAAGTTGTTACAAGTGATTCCCCAACAGAACGTATTTTAATAGAAAAAGAACCACTGGGTGTAGTTGGTGTCATCGTTCCATGGAATTTTCCGATTTATGTTTTAATTCGTAAAGTAGTACCAGCTCTCATCGCAGGCAATACAGTTGTTATAAAGCCTAGCATTAAATCACCGATTTCCGCTATAAAGCTGGCAGAATTTTTTCAAAAAGCAGGATTTCCAAATGGTGTCGTAAATGTAGTAACTGGTACAGATGAAACTGTAGGGGAAGCGCTTACATCGTCGGATATCCAAATGGTTACATTTACTGGTTCAACTCGAGTTGGTCAACAAATTATGAAGAAATGTGCATCTAATATGATTCGAGTATCACTTGAATTAGGTGGTAAAGCTCCAGCGATTATTATGGCTGATGCGGATTTAGATTTAGCTGTAACTGCTGTGAAGGGTGGTCGCTTATCGAATTCTGGTCAAGTTTGTAGTAATACAGAGCGTGTATATGTACATGAGTCGATAAAGGATAAATTTGTATCGAAACTTTTAGCAGCATTTAATGAGGTAAAAGTTGGAGATGGGCAAGTTAATCCAGAGGTAGAAGTGGGGTGTTTAGTATCTTCTAAAGATGCTTTACGTGTCGACACGATGGTAAAAGAAGCAGTAGTGGAAGGGGCAAAAATATTGTGCGGTGGTCGCATTTTAACAGAAATAGGAGATAGCTATTACGCACCAACTATTTTAGATCATTGTCATCAGAATATGAAAATTGTGCAACAAGAGGTATTTGGTCCAGTACTTCCGATTCTTACGTTTTCAACAATTGAAGAAGTAATTGAAATGGCAAATGATTCTGATTATGGTCTGACATCGAATGTTTACACGACCTCTTATGGAACGGTTATGAAGCTTACAAAAGAATTGGAGTTTGGAGAAGTATATGTGAATCGTCAACAAGGGGAAGCATATCAAGGTTACCATACAGGATGGAAAAAATCCGGTATTGGTGGTGATGACGGTAAACATGGGTTCGAGGAATTTTTGCAACACAAAACCGTATATTTAAGTTTTTAA
- a CDS encoding methanol dehydrogenase has product MSVQLSYYTRTKIIFGENSYLNLPKEIDRLSSKRKVLIVTDQGVKMVGILEKVEAVLIKAGFEVESYTDVKPDPSITQIDEVANIIRENGVKCVIGLGGGSAMDVAKMATLVSSDTYDTDHYVLMKNPFKISDVINIAIPTTSGTGAEVTSTVVFSDTNGRKVWGWDENMAPSLAILDPIFTVNLPLHLTVATTLDAMIHAIEAVSGKRSNPMIEAFSYQSIRLINENFEKVLQNPLNVEARGNLSLGATLAGIAIEQGGTGLAHCIGHALGSLEKIPHGRGVAIALYEIIDWNLANAPEKYKTVANAMDIEWNSEAPFKIAARYKYLVHTGQLELSLANSQIKDVSLFVQIMQDQENQPMLQNNCVVPTEEQLTQFAENIFNL; this is encoded by the coding sequence TTGTCAGTACAACTCAGCTATTATACTCGTACAAAAATTATATTTGGTGAAAATAGCTATTTAAATTTACCAAAAGAGATTGATAGGTTATCTAGTAAACGAAAAGTTCTCATTGTAACGGATCAGGGCGTTAAAATGGTAGGCATTTTAGAAAAAGTAGAAGCAGTGTTAATAAAAGCTGGATTTGAAGTGGAATCATATACAGATGTAAAACCTGACCCTTCCATTACACAAATTGACGAAGTGGCAAATATAATTCGAGAAAATGGAGTGAAATGTGTAATAGGACTTGGTGGAGGTTCAGCTATGGACGTTGCTAAAATGGCTACACTTGTATCGAGTGATACTTACGACACCGATCATTATGTACTAATGAAAAATCCATTTAAAATCAGTGATGTTATAAATATTGCTATTCCAACAACTTCAGGAACAGGGGCAGAAGTAACAAGCACTGTTGTATTTTCTGACACAAACGGTCGTAAAGTTTGGGGGTGGGATGAAAATATGGCACCTTCATTAGCTATACTTGACCCTATTTTTACTGTTAACCTCCCATTACATTTAACGGTAGCAACAACACTTGATGCTATGATCCATGCGATAGAAGCAGTGAGTGGTAAACGTTCTAATCCAATGATCGAAGCATTCAGTTACCAATCTATTCGATTGATTAATGAGAATTTTGAAAAGGTATTACAGAATCCACTTAACGTAGAGGCACGTGGAAACTTATCACTAGGTGCGACGCTTGCAGGAATAGCGATTGAGCAAGGGGGAACTGGATTAGCTCACTGTATAGGGCATGCGTTGGGGAGTTTGGAGAAAATACCACATGGTCGAGGAGTAGCAATTGCATTATATGAAATTATAGATTGGAATTTAGCAAATGCACCAGAAAAATATAAAACAGTTGCAAATGCAATGGATATCGAATGGAATTCCGAGGCACCCTTCAAAATAGCAGCACGGTACAAATATTTAGTTCATACTGGTCAACTCGAATTATCATTAGCAAATTCGCAAATAAAGGATGTAAGTTTGTTTGTTCAAATAATGCAAGATCAAGAAAATCAACCAATGTTACAGAATAACTGCGTGGTTCCGACAGAAGAACAGTTAACACAATTCGCAGAAAATATCTTTAATTTATAA
- a CDS encoding BCCT family transporter, whose product MKKINLRHGVFWPPFILLIVAGIFSLLYPDLFLEKVNIANNWLLDNVGWLFSLGGLLMLVVVIAVYFSPLGKYRIGGKDAKPMLSMKNWLAITLCTTIAAGVTFWGIVEPINHLVLPPESLGLEPNSAEASIFSMSTMYLHWTITPYAIYCVPALMFAFAFYNMRKSFSLSSTLSPLLGKHTEGKFSSVIDGISLYTLALGMASAMGTAVLNMAGGVNYLTGWASNATMWAIIAAITMITFTISASTGLMRGIRILSNINMYVYILIIIFIFITGPMTFIVNLGTESFGHYLTNFLDKSLFTGAASGDMWPKWWTVFYWANWFAWAAITAMFLGRIGYGYTIRTFIIVNFVVPSAFGALWMTIFGGTAIHKQLTEGTLGDILNTLGSESVLYAVLADVPLSVLVIPFYLFIVFISFVTASDSNISAMGGISSHGISPESQEAHILVKIMWGAAVGVIAWVMLSFAKIDGIKILSNLGGIPALILCLAIVLSLIKVAYNPGKYDVTAQVKAEEKFSSENRHLSESSNDIKDEKTLV is encoded by the coding sequence ATGAAAAAAATTAATTTGCGTCATGGAGTTTTTTGGCCACCATTTATATTGCTAATAGTTGCTGGGATATTTAGTTTATTGTATCCAGATTTGTTTTTGGAGAAGGTAAATATTGCAAATAACTGGCTACTGGATAATGTAGGATGGTTGTTTAGTTTAGGTGGATTACTAATGTTAGTAGTTGTCATTGCTGTATATTTCTCTCCATTAGGAAAATATCGTATTGGAGGTAAAGATGCTAAGCCAATGCTTAGCATGAAAAACTGGTTAGCAATTACATTGTGTACTACCATTGCAGCAGGCGTGACATTTTGGGGAATTGTCGAGCCAATTAATCATCTAGTTTTGCCTCCAGAATCATTAGGATTAGAACCTAATAGTGCTGAAGCATCAATTTTTTCAATGTCAACAATGTATTTACATTGGACAATAACGCCGTATGCTATTTATTGTGTGCCAGCGTTAATGTTTGCATTTGCATTTTACAATATGAGAAAGAGCTTCAGTTTAAGTTCAACACTATCACCACTTTTAGGTAAACATACAGAGGGAAAATTTAGTTCTGTTATTGATGGTATTTCACTATATACATTAGCACTAGGGATGGCTTCTGCAATGGGAACAGCCGTATTAAATATGGCTGGGGGTGTAAACTACTTAACTGGTTGGGCAAGTAATGCAACTATGTGGGCGATTATCGCAGCAATCACAATGATTACCTTCACTATATCGGCATCTACAGGCTTAATGAGGGGGATTCGAATATTATCGAATATAAACATGTATGTTTACATTTTAATTATTATTTTTATCTTTATCACTGGTCCAATGACATTTATAGTTAATTTAGGTACAGAATCTTTTGGTCACTATTTAACAAATTTCCTTGATAAAAGTTTATTTACTGGTGCTGCTTCTGGTGATATGTGGCCAAAATGGTGGACAGTATTTTACTGGGCCAACTGGTTTGCATGGGCAGCTATAACAGCAATGTTTTTAGGTCGTATTGGTTATGGTTATACAATCCGTACATTTATTATCGTAAACTTTGTAGTACCTTCAGCATTTGGTGCGCTTTGGATGACAATTTTTGGAGGAACAGCAATTCATAAACAATTAACTGAAGGAACACTAGGAGATATTTTAAATACTTTAGGTTCAGAATCCGTACTTTACGCAGTATTAGCAGATGTACCATTATCCGTTCTCGTAATACCTTTTTACTTATTTATTGTCTTTATTTCATTCGTTACTGCATCTGACTCAAATATATCAGCTATGGGTGGTATTAGTTCGCATGGAATTTCCCCTGAAAGTCAAGAAGCACATATATTAGTAAAAATAATGTGGGGAGCAGCCGTAGGTGTTATTGCATGGGTTATGTTAAGCTTTGCCAAAATAGATGGAATAAAAATCCTCTCAAATTTAGGTGGAATTCCCGCATTAATATTATGTTTAGCAATTGTTTTATCGCTTATAAAAGTCGCATATAATCCAGGTAAGTATGATGTCACTGCACAAGTGAAAGCAGAGGAAAAGTTTTCTTCAGAAAATAGACATCTATCTGAAAGTAGTAATGATATTAAAGATGAAAAAACGCTTGTGTAA
- a CDS encoding nitrate reductase — MRRPGSEIERVNDSNFSIYRWKAPMNVERAREQQDFLVNIYKEHGVNVHYVEKQREDRPNALFMRDQVFMTPEGAIVCRNGISARRGEERYAAEALASIGVPIVKTINGNGFFDGACAMWVDRQTVIIGTGARANKEGADQVISELRNMGVTDIIRFEIPYGHAHLDGLINIADRKKVVLFPWQVPYDVVNSLIEREFEIIEATNLEEIKVNACINFVAIEPGKVVMPANCPETKMKIENAGIQVIEAPMDEILKGWGAIHCMTAFLRRDPI, encoded by the coding sequence ATGAGAAGGCCGGGTTCTGAAATAGAAAGAGTTAATGATTCTAACTTCTCAATCTATCGTTGGAAAGCACCTATGAATGTAGAAAGAGCTAGAGAACAACAAGATTTTTTAGTCAACATTTATAAGGAACATGGTGTGAATGTTCATTATGTCGAAAAACAAAGAGAAGATCGACCAAACGCTTTATTTATGAGGGATCAAGTATTTATGACTCCAGAAGGTGCAATCGTTTGCAGAAATGGAATATCTGCAAGAAGAGGAGAAGAAAGATATGCGGCTGAAGCGCTTGCAAGTATCGGAGTGCCAATAGTGAAAACCATTAATGGAAATGGTTTTTTTGATGGAGCTTGTGCCATGTGGGTGGATCGACAAACGGTCATAATTGGAACCGGTGCTCGTGCTAATAAAGAAGGAGCAGACCAGGTTATTTCTGAATTAAGGAATATGGGTGTAACGGATATTATTCGCTTTGAAATTCCTTATGGACATGCTCATTTAGATGGGCTTATTAATATTGCCGATAGGAAAAAAGTAGTCTTGTTCCCATGGCAAGTTCCGTATGACGTTGTTAATTCTTTAATTGAGCGAGAGTTTGAAATCATCGAAGCTACTAATCTAGAAGAGATTAAAGTGAACGCTTGTATCAATTTTGTCGCAATTGAGCCAGGAAAAGTAGTGATGCCTGCAAATTGTCCTGAAACGAAAATGAAAATAGAGAATGCTGGAATACAAGTGATTGAAGCACCTATGGATGAAATCTTAAAAGGATGGGGTGCAATCCATTGCATGACGGCTTTTTTGAGACGAGATCCTATTTAA
- a CDS encoding amino acid ABC transporter substrate-binding protein, with protein sequence MKKLVIIFMACLMIFAVGCSNGGTTESVPSTIDQVVEKGTLVIGTAPGYFPFEMKDLDGNFVGYDIDVGKAIAESLSVEVEFKQFGFDGLIPALQTGEIDMIFAGMTIRGDRALAVSFANPYFATGQVLMLPKGDSSTNSWQDLDKPGNKIAVSLGTTGAFLAKELFKEAEVVDFETFPDASLALTQGSAQGVIYDEPAIRTYELMNPNSVRGVYDLISVENLGIAVRKNDHSTIQWLNSFIHAYKGSTAEIQSFQKWFESDDWINEIEQE encoded by the coding sequence ATGAAGAAACTAGTAATCATTTTTATGGCATGTTTAATGATTTTCGCTGTAGGATGTTCAAATGGAGGCACGACTGAAAGTGTCCCATCCACCATTGATCAGGTTGTAGAAAAAGGAACGTTAGTTATTGGGACGGCACCAGGTTACTTTCCTTTTGAAATGAAAGATTTAGATGGTAATTTTGTCGGCTATGATATTGACGTTGGAAAAGCAATTGCTGAATCATTAAGCGTTGAGGTTGAGTTTAAACAATTTGGGTTTGATGGTCTTATTCCTGCATTACAGACTGGGGAGATTGATATGATTTTTGCAGGAATGACTATTAGAGGGGACCGAGCATTAGCTGTAAGTTTTGCGAATCCGTATTTTGCAACAGGACAAGTGTTAATGCTCCCTAAAGGCGATAGTAGTACGAATTCATGGCAAGATCTTGATAAGCCTGGTAATAAAATCGCTGTATCTTTAGGTACAACAGGTGCATTTCTGGCTAAAGAACTGTTTAAAGAAGCAGAAGTAGTCGATTTTGAGACATTCCCTGATGCATCCCTTGCTTTAACACAAGGTTCAGCACAAGGGGTAATCTATGATGAGCCCGCAATTCGAACATACGAATTGATGAATCCGAATAGTGTTCGTGGTGTATATGATTTAATTTCGGTTGAAAATCTAGGAATCGCGGTACGCAAAAATGATCACAGTACTATTCAATGGTTAAACTCTTTCATTCATGCATATAAGGGCAGTACTGCAGAAATTCAATCTTTCCAAAAGTGGTTTGAGAGCGACGATTGGATAAATGAAATTGAGCAGGAGTAA
- the glnQ_1 gene encoding glutamine transport ATP-binding protein GlnQ, translating into MIKMENVQKRFGDLHVLKDINLEVFESKVNAVIGPSGAGKSTLIRAINALEDINEGIITVDGISVHDKNTDINKVRNNIGFVFQSFNLYPHLTALENVCIAPMNVKKISKKEAEEKGKELLSSLGLSEKFDSYPSKLSGGQQQRVAICRALAMDPKVMLFDEPTSALDPEMIKEVLDAIRKLAKSGMTMMVVTHEMGFAREMCDDIVFMADGKILEVSPPETFFTNPNSERAKDFLSKVLNH; encoded by the coding sequence ATGATTAAGATGGAGAATGTACAAAAAAGATTTGGAGATTTACATGTTTTAAAAGATATCAATTTAGAGGTTTTCGAGTCAAAGGTGAACGCAGTTATTGGGCCAAGTGGAGCTGGAAAAAGTACTTTAATACGGGCAATCAATGCTTTAGAAGATATAAATGAGGGGATTATTACTGTAGATGGAATTTCCGTACATGACAAAAATACGGATATCAACAAAGTTCGAAATAATATCGGGTTTGTCTTTCAATCTTTTAATTTATACCCTCATTTAACGGCTTTAGAAAATGTGTGTATTGCTCCGATGAACGTAAAAAAAATATCCAAAAAGGAAGCAGAAGAAAAAGGAAAAGAATTATTATCATCACTTGGATTGAGTGAAAAATTTGACTCTTACCCTTCAAAGTTATCAGGTGGGCAACAACAACGAGTTGCGATTTGTCGTGCGCTTGCAATGGATCCTAAAGTCATGTTATTCGATGAACCTACTTCAGCTCTTGATCCAGAAATGATTAAAGAAGTATTAGATGCGATACGGAAATTAGCGAAGTCAGGGATGACCATGATGGTTGTTACACATGAAATGGGTTTTGCTCGAGAGATGTGTGATGATATTGTTTTTATGGCTGACGGAAAAATTTTAGAAGTTTCTCCACCAGAGACTTTCTTTACGAATCCAAATTCAGAAAGAGCAAAAGATTTTCTTTCTAAAGTATTAAATCACTAA
- a CDS encoding nitrate reductase codes for MMKVKVQGERWFPSSKTFTDEKDELWGKWYCDSEVGQLRDVLMHRPGSELDRVTKFNFMDFRFKGSINPERAREQQDKLAEVYRNHGINVHYVQNQREDRPNAMFMRDLIFMTPEGAIVCRSAIPSRRGEEKAVASTLANLGVPIIKTINGDGYFEGASAMWINRETVVIGTGSRTNQSGAQQVESELINIGVTNIIKTQIPYGSIHLDGYMNMVDKKKMLIFPWHVTYDCAKQLMDIGIEFIELSNIEELKHGMSMNFVALEPGKVVMPSGNPDTKALLETNGVEVIEVDMDEIINGWGAIHCMTAFLQRDPI; via the coding sequence GTGATGAAAGTAAAGGTTCAAGGAGAACGATGGTTTCCATCTAGTAAAACATTTACTGACGAGAAAGATGAATTATGGGGAAAATGGTACTGTGATTCTGAGGTAGGGCAATTAAGAGATGTATTAATGCACCGACCGGGGAGTGAGCTTGATAGAGTCACAAAATTTAACTTTATGGACTTTCGATTTAAAGGGTCTATAAATCCTGAAAGAGCACGAGAACAACAAGACAAATTAGCAGAGGTTTATAGAAATCATGGAATAAATGTTCACTATGTTCAAAATCAGCGTGAAGATCGACCTAACGCAATGTTTATGAGAGATCTTATTTTCATGACACCTGAAGGAGCCATTGTTTGTCGCTCGGCGATTCCTTCTAGAAGAGGGGAAGAAAAAGCGGTAGCGAGCACTCTTGCTAATTTAGGAGTACCAATTATTAAAACTATAAACGGTGATGGCTATTTTGAAGGTGCTAGTGCTATGTGGATTAACCGTGAAACTGTCGTTATTGGGACAGGTAGTCGAACGAATCAATCGGGAGCACAACAAGTTGAGTCGGAACTTATAAATATCGGTGTGACCAATATTATCAAAACGCAAATACCGTATGGCAGTATTCATTTAGATGGATATATGAATATGGTAGATAAAAAGAAAATGCTTATTTTCCCATGGCATGTTACGTATGATTGTGCGAAACAGTTAATGGACATAGGGATTGAATTTATAGAACTATCAAATATTGAGGAATTAAAACATGGCATGAGCATGAATTTTGTAGCTTTAGAACCTGGTAAAGTAGTTATGCCAAGTGGCAATCCTGATACGAAAGCTCTTTTAGAAACGAATGGGGTAGAAGTCATTGAGGTAGATATGGACGAAATTATTAACGGATGGGGAGCAATCCATTGCATGACTGCATTTTTACAACGAGATCCGATTTAA